The Subtercola sp. PAMC28395 genome segment ACCACGGTATTCGCGGCATCTCCGCGTATCACCGCGAGCATCCCTTCAGTGTCGAGGTGAACGGTCAGACCGCGAGTGTCGACTATGAACCCGCGGAATCCACCTCCGGGCTCTTCGGGGGCAACTCCAATTGGCGTGGGCCGGTCTGGTTTCCGCTGAACGTGCTGTTCATCGAAGCGTTGCGAAACTACAGTTCGGCCGTCGATGAGCCTGTGGATGATGGCCCAGGGGGCGGCGACCCGGATGACGACGCCGTCGTCGAGTTCCCGCTCGGTTCCGGCGTCTTCATGAGCCTCGATTCCGTTGCTGACGCCCTCTCTCATCGGCTCATCTCGCTCTTTCTGCCGGGGCCCGATGGCCGACGGCCGGCGGATGCCCGTTACGACCTGCTCTCAACCGACCCCCGATGGAAGGACAACGTCTTCTTCTATGAATACTTCGACGGTGACACCGGCCAGGGGCTCGGTGCCTCACACCAGACGGGGTGGACCGCGCTCGTCGCCCATCTCATCCTGACGACCGGTGGTCGCGAGGCACCTTTGACCGGCGAAGTCTCATAATCGCTTCGCCTGCGCGGGGCCGATGGTTGTCGGAAGCCGACAGTCAGCTACGGGAGCAGGGGTGGCTCCGCGCATACTGTCTTGGATCCGCACCGCTGTAGACGGTGCTGAGGCGCTACAGAGAGGTTGCAGCCACAGATGAGCATGAGCACCACTGAGTACACGAACGACGAGAGTCCTCGATCCGATGGATCGGTTTCAGCCAGACCTGTTCCAGATGATGCTCGGGTTTCCACGCGCTATCTCGCGGACCGGCCGTGGCTGGTGAGTTACGCCTCCGGCGTTCCCACCGACATCGAACTGCCCGAGGGGTCACTCAGCGACCTGATTCGCGCTTCGGTGAAGACCTACGGGTCGAAGGTCGCCCTCGAGTTCTTCGGTGCTGAAACCACCTACAAACAGCTCGGCGAGCAGATCGACCGCGCGGCGGAGGGCCTCCGCCGAATGGGCGTGAAGCACGGCGATCGTGTCGCCCTGGTGTTGCCGAACTGCCCCCAGCACATCGCTGCCTTCTACGCAGTACTGCGACTCGGCGCGATCGTCATCGAACACAACCCGCTCTACACGCCGAAAGAACTCCGGCACCAGTTCGAAGACCACGGAGCCCGGGTCGTGATCGCGTGGGACAAGGTATGCGAAACGATCCAGAAGATGCCCGACGATCTTGCAGTGCAACACCTGGTCTCTGTCGACCTCACCGAAGGCATGCCTCTGCACACACGGATTGCACTTCGGCTGCCGGTGAAGAAGGCACGCCTGGCCCGCGATGCTCTGCACGGAGTCGCGCGCCACACCACTGCCTGGAAGACGCTGCTGAATCACCGCCGGATCAAGGATTCGGTACCCGGGCCCATCAGGGAGGACCTTGCTCTTCTTCAGTACACCAGCGGCACCACCGGCAGCCCGAAAGGCGCCATGCTCACCCACCTCAACCTGCACGCCAATGCACTGCAGGGGCGGGCCTGGCTGCCCGAGCTCCGTGAAGGAGGCGAAGTCGTCTACGGCGCTCTCCCGATGTTCCACGCCTATGGGCTCACCCTCTGCCTGACGTTCGCCATGAGCGCGGGTGCGCGGCTCGTGCTGTTTCCCCGATTCGATGTCGACCTGGTTCTCCGGGCAGCGAAGAAGCATCCACCGACGTTCCTGCCTGCCGTGCCACCCATCTACCAGAAGCTCGCCCAGACGGCCAGGGATCGAGGCGTCGATCTTCGCGGCATCCGGTTCGCGATCTCCGGCGCAATGACGCTGCCGGCCTCGACCGTGAGCCTCTGGGAAGAGGTCACCGGGGGCATCCTGGTCGAAGGCTACGGCCTCACCGAGACTTCACCTGTGGCGCTCGGCAACCCCGTCGGCCCAAGCCGTAAGCCCGGCACGATCGGTGTGCCATTCCCCAGTACCGAGATCCGCATCGTCGACCGCGAAGACACGACTCGCGACCTGCCCCAGGGTGAGGCGGGTGAGCTCCTGATCAGGGGGCCGCAGGTCTTCGCGGGGTACTGGCAGAAGCCCGATCAGTCGCGTGACGTGCTGATCGATGAGGGCTGGTTTCGCACCGGCGACATCGTCACGGCCGACTCCGACGGATTCGTCACAGTCGTCGACCGCATCAAGGAGCTCATCATCACGGGCGGATTCAACGTCTCGCCCTCGGAGGTCGAGGAGGCGGTTCGCCTCCACCCGAGCGTGAAGGACGCCGCCGTGGTCGGCCTGCCCGGTGCCGGTGGGAGCGAAGACGTCGTCGCGGCTGTCGTGCTGGTGAAGGGTGCGAAGTTCGATGAGAAGGGCATCCGGGACTTCTGTCGTGACCACCTCACCGCTTACAAGGTGCCCAGGCGCATCGTGGTCATCGACGAGCTCCCGACCTCGCTCATCGGCAAGGTGCTGCGCCGCAGGGTGCGGGAGGATCTGCTCGCGCAGGACTGAATGAACGCACAGTGCCGGCCGTACAGACACCGTCCCGCGTGCACGCAAAAACCGGGTGCCGCTGCCTCCAAAGAGGAAGCGACACCCGGTTTTCTGCTGTGAAGCTGGTTGTTGCTGTGAAGCGTTTGGTGCAGGTGGTGGTTACACCGCGTCGAGTGCGTAGCTCTCTTCGCCGTGAACCACTGTGTCGACGCCAGCGATCTCGTCTTCGTTGGTGATGCGGAAGCCCATCGTCTTCTGGATGATCGTGCCGATGATCCAGGCGAGAACGAAGGAGTAGACCAGCACTGACAAGGCGCCAAGCCCCTGAGCCTCGAGCTGCGAGAGCGGGTTGGAGTCGCCAGCAGCGATCCGGTCGATGAGGCCGATTCCGTTACCGAAGATGCCGATGTAGAGCGTACCGATGATTCCACCGACGAGGTGGATACCCACGACGTCGAGCGAGTCGTCGAAGCCGAGCTTGAACTTCAGCTCGATCGCGACACAGCAGACGGCACCGGTGATCAGACCGAGGAGCATGCCCCAACCGGGCGTCAGGATGTTACACGCCGGGGTGATGGCGACCAGGCCGGCGACTGCACCAGAAGCGGCACCGATCGACGTTGCCTTGCCGTCTTTGATCTTCTCGACGATCAGCCAGCCGATGATTGCAGCGGCGGGAGCAGCGAGCGTGTTGATCCAGGCGGTGGCCGCGATGCCGTCGACAGCAGCTTCAGAACCGGCGTTGAAGCCGAACCAGCCGAACCAGAGCAGCGAAGCGCCGAGCAAGGTCAGAGGCACGTTGTGAGGCTTCTGGATGCCCTTCTGGAATCCGATGCGCTTGCCGAGAACCAATGCCAGGGCGAGGCCGGCTGCACCGGCGTTGATGTGCACTGCGGTTCCACCGGCGAAGTCGTTCACGCCGAGGTTGTAGACGATCCAGCCACCGTCGGAGACGACGCCGTCGGTGAGGGTGAAGTTGAACACCCAGTGAGCGACGGGGAAGTACACGATGGTCACCCAGAAGAAGGCGAAGACCATCCAGGCGCCGAACTTGGCGCGGTCGGCGATCGCACCGGAGATGAGGGCGACCGTGATGATGGCGAACGTCGCCTGGAAGCCGGCGAACGCGAGGCCGAAGAGGTTCGGGCCCGATCCGTCCGGTGCCGAGATGAGGTCGCTCAGGAAGAACTGGCCGGTCGGGTTTCCCAGAACGCCCTTGATCAGGTCGTTGCTGGTGTCGCCGGCAACCGTACCGAAAGCGAGACCGTAACCGTAGATCATCCAGAGCACACCGACGAGGCCGATGGCTCCGAAGCTCATCATCATCATGCTGATAACGCTCTTCGCCTTGACCATGCCACCGTAGAAGAAGGCGACACCGGGGGTCATGACGAGCACGAGCGCTGCGGCTACCAGCAGCCACAGGGCGTTGATCGTTGTTGCAAGTTGCCCTGCTGTTGGATCATCTGCTAGGAACATTGAAAAATTACCTCTCTCGAACCGAGTAAATGCACCGGTGCGCAGGACAATCCGGGTTCATGTCGGGATCTGCTCGCCTCGGCTACACCGTTAGCATCGTGGGTCGAGGTTTCGACAGGTGTCGAACCATGTTTCGGGCGCGTAACGCGATTGAGACGTTTGTAACATCTGTGTTTCGGCGAACCGACAATTCGATTGAAATGTTTACCCCTTGTTTGGGGCACATTTCATACCATCCGCTGTCGGTTCTCAGTACTGGGTCGAGGCGATGAGACGGGAGACCGAACGCAGGTATTTCTTGCGGTAGCCGCCGTTCAGCATGTCACCGGCGAACACCTGGTCCAGCCGCACGCCAGAGGCGTAGATGGGCAGCTGAGCGTCGTAGACGCGGTCGATGAAGGCCACGAGCCGCAGGGCATCCGTCTGGTTGTGCAGTTCGACCACGTCTGTCATCACCAGCGCATCGACGTCGTCGAGGAGCTTGATGTACTTCGACGGGTGAAGCGAGCCGAGGAAGGCCACGATCTGCGAGAAGGAGTCGACGGTGAATCGGGCACCGTTGGATTCGAGTGAACTGATCTGCGCGGCAAGCTCTTCGGAGCTCATCGTCTTCGCGTGTCCCTCGATGTCACGGCGGCGGTAGTCGAGTCCGTCGATCCGGATGATGTCGAAGCGGTCGGCCAGTGCCTGAATTTCGCGCAGGAAGTCCTGGGCTGCGAAACGACCCTCCCCCAGGGCGTTCGGTGGCGTGTTCGATGTCGCAGCGAGCTTGCTGCCGGTGGCGACGAGGTCGCCGAGCAGGCGCGTCATCATCATCGTGTCGCCCGGGTCGTCGAGCTCGAACTCGTCGATGGCGATGAGTTTCGCGCCGGTGAGGAGTTTCACGGTCTCGGCGTACCCGAGTGCGCCGACCAGGGCAGTGAACTCGATGAACGTGCCGAAATACTTGGGCCCGGGAGCCGCATGCCAGAGCGCGGCGAGCAAGTGGGTCTTTCCGACGCCGAACCCGCCGTCGAGGTAGATTCCCGCTTTCGCAGCCGGAGCCTTCTTGCCGCGCCCGAAGAACCCGGTGGGTTTGGCGGGAGCCCAGCTGCCGGCGAACTCTCTCACCGTCTGGAGTGTTGCGGCTTGTGACGGATGATCGGGGTCGGGCCGGTAGGAGTCGAACGATGCCGTGTCAAACTGGCGTGGTGGCACAAGCACCGCAGCCATCTCCGCACCGCTCAGAGTGGGCCGGAGGTCGACGAGGTGCAAAGGAAGAGTTGTGCTGTCAGTTGTCATCACTGGCTATTAAAGCGCACGTTCGAAGATCGGCCCTCCCCCGGGGCCGCAAGGAGGTAACAATGGCCGTCGAAACAGACCCCAACCCGAAGTTCGCCGAATACGCACACCCCGACCGGCTGGTGAGCACCGAGTGGCTCGAAGCCCATCGTGACGACATCGATGTCGTCGTCGTCGAGTCCGACGAAGACGTGCTGCTCTATGAGACGGGCCACATTCCCGGCTCGGTGAAGATCGACTGGCACACCGACCTCAACGATCCCGTGACGAGGGACTACATCTTCGGCGAGGAGTTCGCGACGCTCGCAGGCTCCCGGGGCATCTCCCGCAACTCCACCGTGGTCATCTACGGCGACAAGAGCAACTGGTGGGCCGCCTACACGCTCTGGGTCTTCAGCCTCTTCGGCCACGAAGACGTTCGACTGCTCGATGGTGGCCGTGACAAGTGGATCGCCGAAGGGCGTGCCATCACCACCGAGGAGCCCGAGGTGACGCCGGTCGAATATCCGATCGCCGAACGCAGTGACGTCGAGATCCGCGCGTTCAAAGACGACATCGTGCCTCACCTGAACGAGGGCGGAAAGCTCGTCGACGTGCGATCACCAGAGGAATACAGCGGAGAACGGACCACCGCACCGGCCTACCCCGAAGAGGGTGCCCTGCGGGCCGGGCACATCCCGAGTGCCCACAACGTTCCCTGGGCCAAAGCTGCCGCTGAAGACGGCACGTTCAAGCCGCTCGCCGACCTCAATGCGATCTATCGCGACCAGCTCGGCCTGACCGACGACGATGCAGTGGTGGCCTACTGCCGCATCGGCGAGCGGTCGAGCCACACCTGGTTCGTGCTGACGCACCTGCTCGGCTTCGAGGGGGTGCGCAACTACGACGGCTCATGGACGGAGTGGGGCTCTGCTGTGCAAGCGCCGATCGTGCAGGGCTCGGAGCCGGGCGAGCACGTCGCGCGCTGAGGTACGGCAGCTCAGTTTCGTTCATGAGGGTCATTCGTGAGTGTCGTTCTTGAGAGAATGGAGCATCATGTCTGACACTGAGCTGCTCCCCGTTCTCGCCGAGATTCGCGACGACTTCCTCGCGCTCACGCAGAAGGAGCGCCTGCAGCTGCTTCTGGAGTTCTCGAACGAGTTGCCTGATCTCCCGACGCGGTATGCCGATCATCCGGAGCTCCTGGAGAAGGTCGTCGAGTGCCAGTCGCCGGTATTCATCTTCGTGGAGGTCGACGCAGACGCTGTGGTGCATTTCTTCGCCACGGCTCCCAAGGAGTCCCCCACCACCCGTGGTTTCGCCTCGATTCTCGCCCAGGGCCTCAGCGGACTGACGGCAGAGCAGATGCTCGCCGTTCCCGACGACTTCCCGCAGATGCTCGGTCTCTCACAGGCCGTCTCGCCGCTCAGGCTTCGAGGGATGAGCGGAATGCTGGGGCGGGCGAAGCGCCAGGTTCGCGAACTACTGGCGTCCCAGTCCGCGTGAAGTGAGCCAGTCGCGAATGGAGCCCGTCCAGCGGACCGGGTCATAGTTCCACAGCCGCACGTGCTTGGCGATGGAGAACGGAACGAGCGTGACGAGGTCTGGCCGGGCCTCGGCCAGCCGCCGTGAGGCCGTCGAGGGCACGAACCCGTCATCGTCGCTGTGCAGGATGAGGATCGGGAACGTGATCTCGGCCGCACGGGCCACGAAGTCGAGTCTCTTGAAGTTGATGGGCTGTGCCTGCCCGGCCACGAGCTTGCCCATTCCACTGCCGATGGTCGCCATCACGCCCTTCGAAATGGGCTCTGGCAGGTGATTCAGGTGGCCCTGGAACACGATCGTGTCACTCCAGGCGACCACCGGTGAGTCGAGAACCACAGCGCGCAGATAGGATGCCCGGACCGACCTCGTCGCTGCCTGGAGCACTGTCGCGCCACCCATCGACCAGCCCATGAGGATGAGCTGCTTGGCGCCGTTGTCGATCGCGTACTTCATCGCGGCGTCGACGTCGTGCCATTCCGTGTCGCCGAGAGCGTAACGCCCGTCGGGGCTCCGTGGTGCCTCGCCGTCGTTGCGGTACGAGATCTGCAGGGTGCTGTAGCCGAGTTCGTGAAAGAGCGGGAGCGCCCGGATCGTCTCGGCCCGCCGCACGCCCCGGCCGTGCACCTGGATGACCCAACGGTCGCTGGGGTGCCCCTTGTCGTCGGTGGCCGTCACGAACCACGCCGGTGCGAGCCCCAGTTCGGTCTCGACTTCGACGTCGACGACGTCAAGACCGGTTTCGCGGGGATCGAGGTAGTACCAGCTGCCGAGGCGGCACCACCGGGCATCCGTGAGGTCACCGTAGTCGACCCGCTCGAGCGTGCGCGTCACCCGGCCGGCGGTCACCGAGACGATGTCGCCGACCCTGGCGTGACCGGTGCCGCCGGCGAACCAGAGACTGTACTTTCCGGCGACCAGGGAGTCTGCCGACACACCGAGGGTGATGGTGCCGCCGGGCTCGTCGACCGCATGGATGCGAAGGGATTCATCAGAGGAATCGGTCGGGATCACCACCGACCGGGAGAACTTCGCAGTGACGAAGGCTGCCGCTGCCGCTGTGGAACTGGCCGCGGCCCCCACGGCGATGAGGCCGAGGACCCACGGCGAGACGGTGTCACTCTTGCTGGCCCGATGGGACCCCGCATGTTCGGCGCCAGCACGCTTGCCGCTCATGCCTGAAGGCCTGTCACTGTACGCATCTCCTGTCGTTGTTTTGCTCGCCGCCCGTCTGAGCGCCAGTCGTGCACTTTCAAGCGGCGAGCCTCGCGTGCGACTACTTCAAAAAACTCTAGTCTGGCCACGTGCCCGATTCAGACTCCAGCTCCGCTCTGCCTGCGGCATTCGCCGAGGCCCTGGGCTCCCTCCGCACCGCTGCGGCGCGGCCAGAACTGATGGTCAGGGAGATAGCCTCGCCGGCGAACCTCGCGCCCCACACCCTCGCGTTGTCTGCCGATGTCACGCCCCTGCGTCACGGCGCTGATTCTGATCTCGGCACAGGGCGCTTCATCCTGTTGTACGATCCCGAAGCGCCGGCCGCCTGGGGTGGAGTCTTTCGCGTCGTGTGCTTCGTTCAGGCACCACTCGAGACCGAGATCGGGCTCGATCCGTTCCTGGCAGACGTCACGTGGTCGTGGCTGATTGATGCGCTCGACGCGCAGGGTGCAAACTATTCACATGCTTCGGGAACCGCAACAAAGATCATCTCCACGGGATTCGGAGAGCTGGCTGCGCAGGGCGACGGTGCCCAGATCGAGCTTCGAGCATCGTGGACGCCGGGAGATGGCAACGTGAAGTCCCATGTCGAAGCGTGGGGTGACCTGCTCTGCATGCTCGCGGGTCTGCCGCCTGTCGCCGAAGGAGTGACGCTGCTCCAGGCCCGGCGCGCAGCGCGTGAGTGATCCGGTGAGCGACCTCGCGACTGGGGCAGTGAACAAGCCCCGCCACGTCATCGACTCACACCACGAATATCTCGAGGCCGTCGCGCTCATCGCCGGTGGTACCGGCCCCCTGGCCGTCGATGCCGAGCGGGCATCGGGTTTTCGCTACTCCCAGCGCGCCTACCTCATCCAGATCTACCGTCGAGGTGCTGGTACCTTCCTCTTCGACCCTCCGCCGATCGGTGCGTTCACCGAACTCGCCAGCGTCATCTCTGGCGAGGAGTGGGTGCTGCACGCAGCCAGCCAGGATCTCGCGTGCCTGCGCGAGGTCGGGCTCGACCCGACGGTGATCTTCGACACCGAGTTGGGCGCCAGACTGCTGGGGCTGCCCAGGGTGGGGCTGGGTACGGTCGTCGAAGAGCTGCTGGGCATCCATCTTGCCAAGGAGCACTCGGCAGCAGACTGGTCGACCAGGCCGCTGCCCGCGGCGTGGCTCGAATATGCAGCGCTCGATGTCGAGCTTCTCATCGATCTCCGCGATGTCATGAGCCACATGCTCGACGTGCAGGGCAAGGCAGAGATCGCTCGCCAGGAGTTCCAGGCGACCCTCGACAAGACAGCCAAGCCGGTTTCCGCAGACCCGTGGCGCCGTCTGTCGGGCGTGCATTCGCTTCGAGGAGCCAAGAACCTCACTGCCGCACGTGAACTCTGGTTGGCCAGGGACCAGCTCGCGCGGGAGACCGATGTCGCGCCGGGCCGGCTCGTGCCCGACCTCGCGCTCACGGCGGCGGCCCGTGCCCTCCCCGCTTCAAAGCGTGAACTTGCCTCTCTCCGCGAGTTCACCGGCAGGGCAAGCCGGTCAGAGCTCGACCGATGGTGGGCCGCCATCGAGATCGGCCGAAATGCAACAGCGGCACCCCAGCTGTCACGAACGGGCGACACTCTCCCGCCACCTCGAAGCTGGTCAGACCGCAACCCCGAAGCGGATGCCCGGCTCAAGCTGGCCCGCACCGCACTGCTCGAGGTGGGAGAGACCGAGCATATCCCGCTCGAGAACCTGCTCACGCCCGAGATTCTCCGCCGCCTGGCGTGGACTCCCCCAGCTTCAATCGATGTCGAAGCCATTTCCACTGCGCTGGCTTCGGCCGGGGCCCGGCCATGGCAGATTGGGCTTACTGCACAGCCGATCGCCGATGCCTTTGTACAAGCCCTCCAACAGCCAGCCGACGCGGTCGAAGACGAATCGTAGGAACAGTCAAACGATTTCGACGCGAATCGGCCTGTGTTTATGGTGAATGACAGCACGGTCGAATGACAGCGCGGGTGAAACCCTGCACTGTGTAGACCAGCACGTAAATCGAAAGGCATGAGGCATAGTGGCCGAAATATCTGAAGTCGTTTTTGTTGATGGAGTTCGTACGCCGTTCGGGCGTGCGGGTGAAAAGGGCATGTTCTGGCAGACCAGGGCCGATGACCTCGTGGTCAAGGCCATGATGGGGCTCCTGGAACGCAATCCTGG includes the following:
- a CDS encoding long-chain-fatty-acid--CoA ligase — protein: MSMSTTEYTNDESPRSDGSVSARPVPDDARVSTRYLADRPWLVSYASGVPTDIELPEGSLSDLIRASVKTYGSKVALEFFGAETTYKQLGEQIDRAAEGLRRMGVKHGDRVALVLPNCPQHIAAFYAVLRLGAIVIEHNPLYTPKELRHQFEDHGARVVIAWDKVCETIQKMPDDLAVQHLVSVDLTEGMPLHTRIALRLPVKKARLARDALHGVARHTTAWKTLLNHRRIKDSVPGPIREDLALLQYTSGTTGSPKGAMLTHLNLHANALQGRAWLPELREGGEVVYGALPMFHAYGLTLCLTFAMSAGARLVLFPRFDVDLVLRAAKKHPPTFLPAVPPIYQKLAQTARDRGVDLRGIRFAISGAMTLPASTVSLWEEVTGGILVEGYGLTETSPVALGNPVGPSRKPGTIGVPFPSTEIRIVDREDTTRDLPQGEAGELLIRGPQVFAGYWQKPDQSRDVLIDEGWFRTGDIVTADSDGFVTVVDRIKELIITGGFNVSPSEVEEAVRLHPSVKDAAVVGLPGAGGSEDVVAAVVLVKGAKFDEKGIRDFCRDHLTAYKVPRRIVVIDELPTSLIGKVLRRRVREDLLAQD
- a CDS encoding ammonium transporter, translating into MFLADDPTAGQLATTINALWLLVAAALVLVMTPGVAFFYGGMVKAKSVISMMMMSFGAIGLVGVLWMIYGYGLAFGTVAGDTSNDLIKGVLGNPTGQFFLSDLISAPDGSGPNLFGLAFAGFQATFAIITVALISGAIADRAKFGAWMVFAFFWVTIVYFPVAHWVFNFTLTDGVVSDGGWIVYNLGVNDFAGGTAVHINAGAAGLALALVLGKRIGFQKGIQKPHNVPLTLLGASLLWFGWFGFNAGSEAAVDGIAATAWINTLAAPAAAIIGWLIVEKIKDGKATSIGAASGAVAGLVAITPACNILTPGWGMLLGLITGAVCCVAIELKFKLGFDDSLDVVGIHLVGGIIGTLYIGIFGNGIGLIDRIAAGDSNPLSQLEAQGLGALSVLVYSFVLAWIIGTIIQKTMGFRITNEDEIAGVDTVVHGEESYALDAV
- the zapE gene encoding cell division protein ZapE, which translates into the protein MTTDSTTLPLHLVDLRPTLSGAEMAAVLVPPRQFDTASFDSYRPDPDHPSQAATLQTVREFAGSWAPAKPTGFFGRGKKAPAAKAGIYLDGGFGVGKTHLLAALWHAAPGPKYFGTFIEFTALVGALGYAETVKLLTGAKLIAIDEFELDDPGDTMMMTRLLGDLVATGSKLAATSNTPPNALGEGRFAAQDFLREIQALADRFDIIRIDGLDYRRRDIEGHAKTMSSEELAAQISSLESNGARFTVDSFSQIVAFLGSLHPSKYIKLLDDVDALVMTDVVELHNQTDALRLVAFIDRVYDAQLPIYASGVRLDQVFAGDMLNGGYRKKYLRSVSRLIASTQY
- a CDS encoding sulfurtransferase — encoded protein: MAVETDPNPKFAEYAHPDRLVSTEWLEAHRDDIDVVVVESDEDVLLYETGHIPGSVKIDWHTDLNDPVTRDYIFGEEFATLAGSRGISRNSTVVIYGDKSNWWAAYTLWVFSLFGHEDVRLLDGGRDKWIAEGRAITTEEPEVTPVEYPIAERSDVEIRAFKDDIVPHLNEGGKLVDVRSPEEYSGERTTAPAYPEEGALRAGHIPSAHNVPWAKAAAEDGTFKPLADLNAIYRDQLGLTDDDAVVAYCRIGERSSHTWFVLTHLLGFEGVRNYDGSWTEWGSAVQAPIVQGSEPGEHVAR
- a CDS encoding SufE family protein, translating into MSDTELLPVLAEIRDDFLALTQKERLQLLLEFSNELPDLPTRYADHPELLEKVVECQSPVFIFVEVDADAVVHFFATAPKESPTTRGFASILAQGLSGLTAEQMLAVPDDFPQMLGLSQAVSPLRLRGMSGMLGRAKRQVRELLASQSA
- a CDS encoding S9 family peptidase; the encoded protein is MSGKRAGAEHAGSHRASKSDTVSPWVLGLIAVGAAASSTAAAAAFVTAKFSRSVVIPTDSSDESLRIHAVDEPGGTITLGVSADSLVAGKYSLWFAGGTGHARVGDIVSVTAGRVTRTLERVDYGDLTDARWCRLGSWYYLDPRETGLDVVDVEVETELGLAPAWFVTATDDKGHPSDRWVIQVHGRGVRRAETIRALPLFHELGYSTLQISYRNDGEAPRSPDGRYALGDTEWHDVDAAMKYAIDNGAKQLILMGWSMGGATVLQAATRSVRASYLRAVVLDSPVVAWSDTIVFQGHLNHLPEPISKGVMATIGSGMGKLVAGQAQPINFKRLDFVARAAEITFPILILHSDDDGFVPSTASRRLAEARPDLVTLVPFSIAKHVRLWNYDPVRWTGSIRDWLTSRGLGRQ
- a CDS encoding DUF3000 domain-containing protein; this translates as MPDSDSSSALPAAFAEALGSLRTAAARPELMVREIASPANLAPHTLALSADVTPLRHGADSDLGTGRFILLYDPEAPAAWGGVFRVVCFVQAPLETEIGLDPFLADVTWSWLIDALDAQGANYSHASGTATKIISTGFGELAAQGDGAQIELRASWTPGDGNVKSHVEAWGDLLCMLAGLPPVAEGVTLLQARRAARE
- a CDS encoding HRDC domain-containing protein → MSDLATGAVNKPRHVIDSHHEYLEAVALIAGGTGPLAVDAERASGFRYSQRAYLIQIYRRGAGTFLFDPPPIGAFTELASVISGEEWVLHAASQDLACLREVGLDPTVIFDTELGARLLGLPRVGLGTVVEELLGIHLAKEHSAADWSTRPLPAAWLEYAALDVELLIDLRDVMSHMLDVQGKAEIARQEFQATLDKTAKPVSADPWRRLSGVHSLRGAKNLTAARELWLARDQLARETDVAPGRLVPDLALTAAARALPASKRELASLREFTGRASRSELDRWWAAIEIGRNATAAPQLSRTGDTLPPPRSWSDRNPEADARLKLARTALLEVGETEHIPLENLLTPEILRRLAWTPPASIDVEAISTALASAGARPWQIGLTAQPIADAFVQALQQPADAVEDES